One Sporosarcina sp. ANT_H38 genomic window, CTTATTTACAGTTGTTTCGTTCAGCAATCCGCAACATCGAAGGTTTGACATTCGAACCCACTACCGTCTATCGCATCGCTTTACCGGCGTTATTAGGACTATCAATCATGTCACTGCCTGCAACCGCCTTTACAACAATTCCACAGCTTGTACGGCCAATCCTTTCGAATGGCATGCTTATGGGCATTTTGACTGCACTCTTTATGGAATTATTGTATTATCTCGGTCCTGTATTTCGACAAAAGATATAAATTTTACAACTGCTTATTTTCTATGATCTCAACAAACTTTGTTGAAGCTCTTGACAGTGGCACACTCTTCAAAAAGCATACACCTATACTTCTCTTGGGTATTTCTTTAATTAACTGTACTTCATACAGTAAACCGTTATTTAAATACTCTTGGGAAAATTCTTTTGTCACACATGCTATCCCTAAATTTATTTTAGCAAACTCCAATAATAAATCATGTGAACCTAATTCAAATTCCGGCGAAATCTTTATGCCCTTAGATATCATATAATCCTCCACATACCTTCTAGAATTTGATTTTGATTCAAGAAAAATTAATGGGAGATTTACTAATTCATGCAAGCTTAAGGGTTTAGCTAATATTTTCTTAAATCTCTCCCCGTAAACAAACGTATCTTGGATATCAAAACAGGGCCTCAGTTCTAATGTAGGATCATCAATCGGGAGGTTACAAACAGCAATATCTACCCCTCCCGATTTTAAAATCGAACAAAGTTCCAATGTTGTACCATTTACAATATTAAATTTGATATTAGGATATCTATTATGAAAAGCTTCTAAATAGG contains:
- a CDS encoding LysR family transcriptional regulator, which produces MSSRLDLYKIFCKVGKSESFSRAAKDLYMTQPAVSQAIKQLERELDTRLFNRTPKGVSLTNEGSLLFEYANSAINLIHVGEEKMLEFKNLTTGELKIGVGDTISRYFLLPYLEAFHNRYPNIKFNIVNGTTLELCSILKSGGVDIAVCNLPIDDPTLELRPCFDIQDTFVYGERFKKILAKPLSLHELVNLPLIFLESKSNSRRYVEDYMISKGIKISPEFELGSHDLLLEFAKINLGIACVTKEFSQEYLNNGLLYEVQLIKEIPKRSIGVCFLKSVPLSRASTKFVEIIENKQL